Proteins co-encoded in one Nicotiana sylvestris chromosome 7, ASM39365v2, whole genome shotgun sequence genomic window:
- the LOC104224142 gene encoding protein translation factor SUI1 homolog has translation MSDLDAQIPTAFDPFAEANADNSGAGSKDYVHIRIQQRNGRKSLTTVQGLKKEFSYNKILKDLKKDFCCNGTVVQDPELGQVIQLQGDQRKNVSAFLVQAGIVKKEHIKIHGF, from the exons ATGTCTGATCTCGACGCCCAAATTCCTACTGCTTTTG ATCCCTTTGCCGAGGCAAATGCTGATAATTCTGGGGCTGGGTCAAAAGATTACGTGCACATCCGTATACAACAAAGGAATGGTAGGAAAAGCCTGACAACTGTGCAGGGGTTGAAGAAAGAATTCAGCTACAACAAGATATTGAAGGATCTCAAGAAAGACTTTTGCTGCAATGGTACTGTTGTCCAGGATCCTGAATTAGGCCAG GTTATTCAACTTCAGGGTGACCAGCGTAAGAATGTTTCTGCATTTCTTGTCCAG GCTGGAATCGTGAAGAAAGAACACATCAAAATTCACGGTTTCTGA
- the LOC138873330 gene encoding uncharacterized protein, whose translation MITAPTSPPAVRPPKGGGQVGKGRLRGGGQSGGAPARFYAFSVRLYAVASDAVITYIIYVCCMDASVLFDPGSTYSYVSSLFARFLGIPRESLGNPIYESTLVGDSVVMDPIYRSCIVIFYCYKTREDLMLLDMTDFEVILGMDWLSPYYVILDFHAKTVTLAMLELPRLEWKGSSVSASSWVISFLKARYMAEKGCLAYLAYVRDTTTEIPVINSVPVVREFSDVFPSDLPGMPPDRGIDFYIDLAPRTQPISISPYRMAPKDLKELKEQLEDC comes from the coding sequence atgattacagcaccaactTCCCCACCAGCCGTTCGTCCGCCCAAAGGCGGAGGACAGGTGGGTAAGGGTCgtcttagaggtggaggccagtcagGTGGCGCTCCAGCTAGGTTCTATGCTTTTTCGGTCAGACTATATGCAGTGGCCTCAGATGCCGTGATAACATATATTATTTATGTCTGTTGTATGGATGCTTCagtactatttgatccagggtccacatattcatatgtttcatctttgtttgCTCGTTTCCTAGgtattcctcgtgagtccttgggtaaTCCTATTTATGAGTCCACTCTTGTGGGCGATTCTGTTGTTATGGATCCGATCTACCGATCCTGCATTGTTATATTCTATTGTTATAAGACTAGAGAGGATCTTatgttgcttgatatgaccgactttgaggtcatcttgggcatggactggttatctccatATTATGTCATCCTTGatttccatgccaagactgttaccttGGCGATGCTAGAGTTGCCTAGGTTAGAGTGGAAGGGTTCGTCAGTCAGTGCATCTAGTtgggttatctcttttctgaaggctcgatACATGgccgagaagggttgtttggcttatctagcgtATGTTCGAGATACTACTACAGAGATTCCGGTGATCAATTCAGTGCCCGTAGTTCGGGAGttctccgatgtgtttccttctgatcttccaggcatgccgccagATCGTGGTATCgatttctatattgatttggctccacgTACCCAGCCTATCTCTATCTCACCATACCGCATGGCTccgaaagatttgaaggagttgaaggaacagcttGAGGATTGCTAG
- the LOC138873331 gene encoding uncharacterized protein yields MVVNPKGGNNMGHSMAITTRSEKGGHAPVSSQRKLVDDEQVVQEDDTPKNMVQKNDEVWIDINDNVEETQEEVNPSRDHIVDIPEPVVQKAKAPMPRPPPPYPQRLAKKNNENQFKKFIGMMKSLSINVPLVEALEQMPGYAKFMRDLVTKKRSINCKTIKMTHQVSAIVHSMAPKLEDPGDFTIPCTIGSAEFAIALCDLGENINLMPYLVFKTLGIEQSRPTSMRLKMADRTMKRPL; encoded by the coding sequence ATggtggtgaacccaaagggtgggaacaacatgGGACATTCCATGGCCATTACTACAAGGAGTGAAAAAGGTGGGCATGCACCCGTCTCAAGTCAAAGGAAACTTGTGGATGATGAGCAAGTGGTTCAAGAAGATGATACCCCGAAAAATATGGTGCAAAAAAATGATGAAGTGTGGATTGATATTAATGACAATGTGGAAGAGACTCAAGAGGaagtgaacccatctagggatcACATTGTTGACATACCGGAACCGGTAGTacaaaaggctaaggcaccaatgcctaggcctcctcctccatatcCTCAGAGGCTTGCCAAGAAAAACAACgagaatcaattcaaaaagttcattggcATGATGAAGAGTCTATCAATCAATGTGCCATTGGTTGAAGCCTTGGAGCAAATGCCCGGTTATGCAAAGTTTATGAGGGATTTGGTGACAAAGAAGCGGTCGATAAATTGTAAAACTataaaaatgactcatcaagtgagtgcaatagtgcattcaatggctcccAAATTGGAAGATCCCGGTGATTTCACAATCccttgtaccattggaagtgccgaatTTGCTAtagctctttgtgatcttggggaaaatatcaatttgatgccatatttggttttcaaaactttgggaattgAGCAATCAAGACCCACATCTATGAGATTAAAAATGGCCGATCGTACCATGAAGAGACCATTGTGA